A portion of the Cryptomeria japonica chromosome 5, Sugi_1.0, whole genome shotgun sequence genome contains these proteins:
- the LOC131028166 gene encoding uncharacterized protein LOC131028166 produces MGVDYYKVLKVERNASEEELKKAYKKLAMKWHPDKNPDNMVDAEANFKRISEAYEVLSDPEKRKIYDQFGEEGLKGQVPSPGESSFADGSGPNLYTFNPRNAEDIFAEFFSDSNPFGGMNGFGGRGVRRTGFQDAMFGRYNGPENIYNQFGRGVSSVPRKAKPVESKLPCTLEDFYGGTTKKMKISRNIIDDNGKMQTKDEFLTIKIKPGWKKGTKITFPEKGNEEPNVIPADLIFVIDEKPHDVYKRDGNDLVVTQKISLSEALTGYNVNLCTLDMRRLSIPITDVIRPGYEKVVPNEGMPVAKEPGKRGNLRIKFDIKFPTRLTAEQKSGIKRLLGG; encoded by the exons ATGGGTGTCGATTACTACAAAGTTCTGAAGGTGGAAAGAAATGCATCGGAGGAGGAACTGAAGAAGGCATACAAAAAGTTGGCCATGAAATGGCACCCAGATAAGAACCCTGATAACATGGTGGACGCCGAGGCTAATTTCAAACGAATTTCCGAGGCCTATGAG GTTCTCAGTGATCCTGAAAAGCGTAAAATTTATGATCAATTTGGAGAAGAGGGACTGAAGGGGCAGGTTCCATCACCTGGTGAATCGTCTTTTGCAGATGGAAGTGGGCCAAATTTGTACACATTTAATCCAAGAAATGCAGAAGACATATTTGCTGAGTTTTTCAGTGATTCAAACCCATTTGGTGGTATGAACGGTTTTGGTGGCAGAGGAGTGAGGAGGACAGGTTTTCAAGATGCCATGTTTGGACGCTACAATGGCCCAGAAAACATTTATAATCAATTTGGCAGAGGAGTTTCTTCAGTTCCTCGCAAAGCCAAGCCTGTGGAAAGCAAGCTACCATGCACATTGGAAGATTTTTACGGTGGGAccacaaagaaaatgaaaatatcaAGAAATATTATTGATGATAATGG AAAAATGCAAACAAAGGACGAGTTTCTAACGATCAAAATCAAGCCTGGTTGGAAGAAAGGAACAAAGATCACATTCCCCGAGAAAGGAAATGAGGAGCCTAATGTGATTCCTGCTGACCTTATATTTGTTATTGATGAGAAGCCTCATGATGTATACAAGAGGGATGGCAATGATCTAGTTGTTACTCAAAAAATATCTCTCAGTGAGGCTCTTACTGGCTACAATGTTAACTTGTGTACTTTAGACATGAGGCGTTTGAGCATACCAATTACTGATGTCATAAGGCCTGGTTATGAGAAAGTAGTACCCAATGAGGGAATGCCTGTTGCAAAGGAGCCTGGAAAGAGAGGAAATTTGAGAATAAAGTTTGATATCAAATTCCCAACCAGATTAACTGCTGAGCAAAAATCAGGCATCAAGAGATTACTAGGGGGCTAG